A genomic region of Xanthocytophaga agilis contains the following coding sequences:
- a CDS encoding J domain-containing protein, translated as MKDYYNILQVSPDADTAEIKKSFRRLATLYHPDKNPDPSAHYLFQEINEAYQIIGDNQQRQWYDLKRMYVVAEPVPISYTPPVQPRRPPPAYKPRQRVHIDLRPYVVFARGMSWICLIFCLLLVVDYLLPKPFSEEPVLGVRIMHQTGKIVVTTPRRVMTMPMTGNFIIDLSKYTPVSIYRTPLFGSVVKAELKGMEAPTENNIYGSLVFFPVLLFILSLLGVVIRNNIELIVNFGIASSIILIITLFLIFVVFRL; from the coding sequence ATGAAAGATTATTACAATATCCTGCAGGTCTCACCTGATGCAGATACTGCTGAGATTAAGAAGTCATTTCGTCGGTTAGCTACATTGTATCATCCGGATAAAAATCCGGATCCGTCTGCACATTATTTATTTCAGGAAATCAATGAAGCTTATCAGATTATTGGAGATAATCAACAGCGACAATGGTATGATCTGAAACGAATGTATGTTGTTGCAGAACCTGTACCTATATCTTATACACCTCCTGTACAACCTCGTCGTCCGCCTCCTGCTTATAAGCCACGTCAACGTGTACATATAGATTTGCGTCCTTATGTAGTATTTGCCCGAGGAATGTCCTGGATCTGCTTGATATTTTGTTTGTTGCTGGTTGTAGATTATTTGTTGCCCAAACCGTTTAGTGAAGAACCTGTACTTGGGGTAAGAATCATGCATCAGACTGGGAAGATTGTTGTAACTACACCACGTCGGGTAATGACCATGCCTATGACTGGAAATTTTATAATTGATTTAAGTAAATATACACCAGTTTCGATCTATAGAACTCCGTTGTTTGGATCAGTAGTTAAGGCAGAACTCAAAGGGATGGAGGCGCCAACTGAGAACAACATTTACGGTAGCCTTGTTTTTTTTCCGGTTTTGCTTTTTATTCTTTCTCTGTTGGGAGTTGTTATTCGGAATAATATTGAATTGATTGTCAATTTTGGTATTGCCTCTTCCATCATTTTGATTATCACTTTATTCCTGATATTTGTTGTTTTCCGTTTATAA